A stretch of Alkalicella caledoniensis DNA encodes these proteins:
- a CDS encoding type II secretion system F family protein — protein sequence MLFQYVAKNITGELIKGQLDAEDSKRALHLLREKNLFVLQLKRAQLQTTIKLFQRKVGVKDLALFCSQTSTMLKAGVSITRSLQTVADQTENKLLKDAVTDVIRELENGNTLTDSVKKREDVFPQIFVSLVEAGEAGGVLDTVLERLSLYFESEREIKEKVKSAMTYPMFIGGFALVALVFMLAFIVPNFVSMFDQMGAGDELPLITKILISSSEFLQRNIISLILLICATIFGMRLLLQKPNIRIWWDYRKTRMPVFGKLIKKIAVSRFCRTMSLMTASSVGIVTSLQLVSKAVDNNSFGEEILDVLVGIQEGGTLVQEFKKSRYLDNLTLQMLSVGEETGNLETMLEKIGVYHEQDVKYSTERLASLIEPLMIVVVAIFIGLILAAVLLPMFDMMQHI from the coding sequence TTGTTATTTCAATATGTTGCCAAAAACATAACGGGGGAACTGATAAAAGGGCAGTTAGACGCAGAGGATTCAAAAAGGGCCCTACATTTACTCCGTGAAAAAAACCTTTTTGTTTTACAACTGAAAAGAGCGCAGCTCCAGACAACAATTAAACTTTTTCAACGTAAGGTTGGAGTAAAGGATTTAGCTTTGTTTTGTAGCCAAACCTCAACAATGCTAAAAGCAGGAGTGTCAATAACCAGATCACTTCAGACAGTGGCAGATCAAACTGAAAATAAACTTCTTAAAGATGCTGTAACAGATGTAATAAGAGAGCTAGAAAATGGAAATACCCTGACAGATAGTGTGAAAAAAAGGGAAGATGTTTTTCCACAGATATTTGTTTCCCTAGTTGAAGCTGGTGAAGCAGGAGGAGTACTAGACACAGTGCTGGAGAGGCTTTCCTTGTACTTTGAAAGTGAGAGGGAAATTAAAGAGAAAGTAAAATCCGCAATGACATACCCAATGTTTATCGGAGGGTTTGCCTTAGTTGCTTTAGTGTTTATGCTTGCATTTATTGTTCCAAACTTTGTTAGTATGTTTGACCAGATGGGAGCAGGTGATGAACTACCTTTGATAACGAAGATTTTAATTTCTTCTTCGGAGTTTCTCCAAAGGAATATAATTTCTTTAATCTTACTTATATGTGCCACTATTTTTGGAATGAGATTACTATTACAAAAACCAAATATACGTATTTGGTGGGATTATAGAAAGACAAGGATGCCTGTTTTTGGCAAGCTTATAAAAAAAATCGCAGTATCAAGGTTTTGTCGAACAATGTCCTTAATGACAGCCAGTAGTGTGGGTATCGTAACTTCCCTACAGTTGGTATCAAAGGCAGTTGATAATAACAGTTTTGGTGAAGAGATCCTAGACGTACTAGTGGGTATTCAAGAAGGTGGTACCCTTGTTCAAGAATTCAAGAAAAGCAGGTATTTAGATAACCTCACCTTACAGATGCTTTCAGTTGGTGAAGAGACCGGTAATCTGGAAACTATGCTAGAAAAAATAGGCGTATACCATGAACAGGACGTAAAGTACTCCACTGAAAGACTTGCATCACTTATTGAGCCATTGATGATAGTGGTTGTAGCTATATTTATTGGCCTTATACTAGCAGCAGTATTGTTACCAATGTTTGATATGATGCAACACATTTAA